In Pochonia chlamydosporia 170 chromosome Unknown PCv3seq00008, whole genome shotgun sequence, the following proteins share a genomic window:
- a CDS encoding chromatin modifying protein 1b (similar to Metarhizium acridum CQMa 102 XP_007812162.1), whose protein sequence is MSNRQLARDMQVEFQARFQAKQARREAQKAAKQDPILKKQIQELLKKGETQKAYQKAKMLLSKQALASQMDQVADMAELSAAQIQANNAMNRMTHMMAQSSKVMTAAQKNATPAKSLGVLENFKEQNEEYAMTNSIYQDAFAQSTSAQVPEDAVHELLGKLADDAGIELNQQLNEATPADAEPAGAEPTAEEEDKLQQRLRALRA, encoded by the exons ATGTCGAACCGCCAACTCGCCCGCGACATGCAAGTCGAATTCCAAGCCCGCTTCCAAGCGAAACAAGCCCGGCGCGAGGCCCAAAAAGCCGCCAAGCAAGACCCCATCCTCAAGAAGCAGATCCAGGAACTCCTCAAAAAGGGCGAAACCCAAAAGGCCTACCAAAAGGCCAAAATGCTACTGAGCAAGCAGGCCCTCGCCTCGCAGATGGACCAGGTCGCCGACATGGCGGAGCTGAGCGCCGCGCAGATCCAGGCCAACAATGCGATGAACCGCATGACGCACATGATGGCCCAGTCGTCAAAGGTGATGACGGCGGCGCAAAAGAACGCCACGCCCGCAAAG AGCCTCGGTGTTCTCGAAAACTTCAAGGAGCAGAATGAGGAATATGCCATGACGAATAGTATTTACCAGGATGCCTTTGCGCAGTCTACGTCTGCGCAGGTTCCGGAAGATGCTGTGCATGAGCTTCTTGGGAAATTGGCCGACGATGCGGGCATCGAGCTGAATCAGCAGTTGAATGAGGCGACGCCGGCGGATGCTGAGCCTGCGGGGGCGGAACCGacggccgaggaggaggataagCTGCAGCAGAGGTTGAGGGCTTTGCGGGCATGA
- a CDS encoding antiviral helicase SKI2 (similar to Coccidioides immitis RS XP_001244993.1), with translation MAGIDALLIAQDEDGFSASGSGNHNVQDTEALKRELEDKFLTPSREFSTEWLNRLQQRWDFETEYTSLFKLAPPQTRTVTRFLRHGLEGRVTGYKNVTVPSNSATAKNSTSLLRKPANRADFVRGAAGFFPFAPGGLDSIEATAALEDQVHGGAAEEASHTNKLDRVIQLGEGGLLQIAPGLDRGIDFSKKQNVPDEEIANAVKEALEEEPANARAVEQSDDDSPVGTSEDTPDAEADEDDIDDILPVEFPALEPHGVLAASTARKVGREWAHMVDIRQGMPNFRELVPDMAREWPFELDTFQKEAVYHLENGDSVFVAAHTSAGKTVVAEYAIALAAKHMTKAIYTSPIKALSNQKFRDFRQTFDEVGILTGDVQINPEASCLIMTTEILRSMLYRGADLIRDVEFVIFDEVHYVNDFERGVVWEEVIIMLPEHVSLILLSATVPNTYEFASWVGRTKQKDIYVISTSKRPVPLEHYIWAGKDVHKIVDSDKKFIEKGWKDAHVAAQGKDKQRPAETTIATRGGNPRGGQRGGPQRGGPQQRGGRGGGQQRGGNQQRGRGGPPRASHAPGHMGRGGRPGGMSSAAQDKNLWVHLVQFLRKKTLLPACIFVFSKKRCEENADALSNQDFCTAQEKSHIHMIIEKSIARLKPEDRVLPQIIRLRELLGRGIAVHHGGLLPIVKELVEILFAQTLVKVLFATETFAMGLNLPTRTVVFSGYRKHDGHSFRNLLPGEYTQMAGRAGRRGLDTVGSVIIVPPGSSDDVPPVAELRNMILGEPSKLRSQFRLTYNMILNLLRVEALKIEEMIKRSFSEHATQALLPEHEKDVKLAQADLAKVKREPCKTCDAVMDECHQAAQDFKQLTLELYKGLLRITIGRRMFTRQRLVVFNWEGIRTVGLLLADGMSPKGTTDDPILHICAIKPLRERRDATDQLPFVPWFRRYLHKLPQGKKRLQTKNLHVPLSDVECLTRWVLKGVIPEIFKGGEAGQQALEKLQDVCSAWDNRWDEVDMGKIKSMQLQELVEKRAELVKTMSNSSAVKCPAFLKHFAMCHDEWLIKEHISQLKQSLSDQNLQLLPDYEQRVQVLKELDFIDDATRIQLKGKVACEVHSGDELVLTELILDNVLADFEPAEIAALLSAFVFQEKTTVEPTLTGNLERGRDTIIAISEKVNDVQTRLQVIQSADDSNDFVSRPRFGLMEVVYEWARGMSFKNITGLTDVLEGTIVRTITRLDETCREVKNAARIVGDPELYQKMQEAQELIKRDITAVASLYM, from the exons ATGGCCGGAATCGACGCTCTCCTGATAGCTCAGGACGAGGACGGATTCTCAGCTTCGGGGTCTGGCAACCATAACGTCCAGGATACGGAGGCTCTAAAGCGTGAACTAGAAGACAAGTTCCTCACGCCATCGCGAGAGTTCTCGACCGAATGGCTCAACCGTCTGCAGCAGCGATGGGATTTTGAAACAGAATACACCTCTCTGTTTAAACTGGCACCTCCTCAGACTCGAACGGTGACAAGATTCCTTCGTCATGGGCTAGAGGGCAGAGTAACTGGCTACAAGAACGTGACAGTACCGTCCAACAGTGCCACCGCCAAAAACTCGACTAGCTTGCTTCGAAAACCCGCCAATCGAGCTGACTTTGTCCGCGGAGCTGCTGGTTTCTTTCCATTTGCTCCTGGTGGTCTCGACAGCATTGAAGCTACGGCTGCTCTCGAGGATCAAGTTCACGGAGGTGCTGCAGAAGAAGCCTCACACACCAACAAACTTGACAGGGTCATCCAATTAGGTGAAGGCGGACTGCTTCAGATAGCACCAGGTCTTGACCGTGGTATTGATTTCAGCAAGAAACAGAATGTTCCCGACGAGGAGATAGCAAATGCTGTTAAGGAAGCCCTGGAAGAAGAACCTGCAAACGCCAGGGCTGTGGAACAATCCGATGATGACTCACCAGTTGGGACGTCAGAAGATACTCCTGATGCTGaggcagatgaagatgacattgatgatATCTTGCCAGTTGAATTCCCAGCTCTGGAACCTCATGGAGTgctggcagcttcaactgcCCGTAAGGTTGGCCGTGAATGGGCACACATGGTGGATATCAGGCAGGGGATGCCGAATTTTCGAGAGTTGGTACCTGACATGGCAAGAGAGTGGCCATTTGAACTGGACACTTTCCAAAAAGAGGCTGTTTACCATCTCGAGAATGGCGACTCCGTCTTCGTCGCTGCCCATACCTCAGCCGGAAAGACAGTGGTTGCCGAATACGCcattgctttggctgcaAAACACATGACAAAGGCTATATACACATCACCTATCAAAGCTTTGAGTAACCAGAAGTTTCGCGACTTTCGACAAACTTTTGACGAAGTCGGTATTCTCACCGGCGACGTGCAGATTAATCCCGAGGCTAGTTGCCTGATTATGACAACAGAAATTTTGCGAAGCATGCTCTATCGCGGAGCTGATTTGATTCGCGACGTTGAGTTTGTCATCTTTGACGAAGTTCACTACGTGAATGATTTCGAGCGAGGTGTGGTCTGGGAAGAAGTGATCATCATGTTGCCAGAGCATGTGTCACTTATCCTGTTGTCGGCTACAGTTCCAAACACGTATGAATTCGCATCATGGGTCGGTCGTACCAAGCAAAAGGACATCTACGTCATTTCTACATCTAAGCGGCCTGTCCCTCTGGAGCATTACATCTGGGCTGGCAAGGACGTTCACAAGATCGTCGACTCTGACAAGAAGTTTATCGAAAAGGGTTGGAAAGATGCGCACGTCGCGGCGCAGGGCAAGGATAAGCAGAGACCAGCAGAAACCACGATTGCCACGCGGGGCGGCAACCCTCGGGGCGGTCAACGCGGCGGACCGCAACGAGGAGGACCGCAACAACGTGGTGGGCGAGGAGGTGGCCAGCAACGGGGTGGAAATCAGCAACGCGGACGTGGAGGGCCGCCTCGTGCCAGTCACGCCCCTGGCCATATGGGCCGCGGCGGCCGTCCTGGTGGCATGTCTTCGGCTGCCCAGGACAAGAATCTATGGGTTCATTTGGTCCAGTTTCTCCGAAAGAAGACTCTCTTGCCGGCTTGTATATTTGTCTTCTCGAAGAAGAGATGCGAGGAGAATGCGGATGCTTTAAGCAATCAGGACTTTTGCACAGCCCAGGAGAAGAGCCACATTCACATGATTATTGAAAAGTCCATTGCGAGATTGAAACCGGAGGACCGAGTGTTGCCTCAGATTATCAGGTTGAGGGAATTACTCGGGAGAGGTATTGCGGTCCATCACGGCGGTCTACTGCCAATTGTCAAGGAATTGGTGGAAATCTTGTTCGCGCAGACGCTCGTCAAGGTGCTGTTCGCAACAGAAACATTTGCTATGGGTCTGAACTTACCGACAAGAACGGTGGTCTTCTCGGGCTACCGAAAGCATGACGGACACTCATTTCGGAACTTGCTTCCTGGCGAGTATACTCAAATGGCTGGTCGAGCAGGTCGCCGTGGTCTCGACACGGTTGGATCGGTCATCATTGTCCCTCCGGGAAGTTCAGACGATGTCCCTCCTGTCGCTGAGTTGCGTAATATGATACTCGGCGAGCCGTCTAAGTTACGCTCTCAGTTCCGTCTTACGTACAACATGATTCTCAATCTCCTGAGAGTGGAGGCGTTGAAAATTGAGGAGATGATCAAGCGCAGTTTCTCTGAGCACGCCACTCAGGCACTTCTACCCGAACACGAAAAGGACGTGAAGCTTGCTCAAGCTGATCTTGCCAAGGTCAAGAGGGAGCCATGCAAAACCTGCGATGCTGTTATGGACGAGTGTCACCAGGCCGCGCAGGACTTTAAGCAGCTTACCCTCGAGCTCTACAAAGGCCTGCTCCGAATCACAATTGGACGAAGGATGTTTACCCGACAGCGGTTGGTTGTCTTCAACTGGGAAGGCATTCGAACTGTTGGTCTATTATTAGCAGACGGTATGAGCCCAAAGGGCACGACGGATGACCCTATTCTTCATATTTGCGCGATCAAACCCTTGAGGGAACGACGAGACGCAACTGATCAGCTGCCATTTGTCCCTTGGTTCCGCAGATATTTGCATAAGTTGCCCCAGGGCAAGAAACGGCTGCAGACTAAGAATCTTCACGTGCCGCTTAGCGATGTGGAATGTTTGACGAGATGGGTTCTCAAAGGTGTTATCCCAGAGATCTTTAAGGGCGGCGAAGCAGGGCAGCAAGCCTTGGAAAAGTTACAAGACGTTTGCTCTGCTTGGGACAACCGATGGGACGAAGTGGACATGGGCAAGATCAAGAGCATGCAGTTGCAAGAGCTCGTGGAGAAGCGCGCCGAGTTGGTGAAGACGATGTCCAATTCGTCGGCAGTGAAGTGTCCTGCGTTTTTGAAACAC TTCGCCATGTGCCACGACGAATGGCTCATCAAAGAACATATTTCTCAACTCAAACAATCGCTTTCCGACCAGAATCTCCAGCTCCTACCCGACTATGAACAGCGCGTCCAAGTCCTCAAAGAACTCGACTTTATCGACGACGCCACGCGAATCCAGCTCAAGGGCAAAGTAGCATGCGAAGTCCACTCTGGCGATGAACTCGTTCTCACCGAACTCATCCTCGACAACGTCCTCGCCGACTTTGAACCCGCTGAAATCGCTGCATTGCTTTCAGCTTTCGTATTCCAGGAGAAGACTACCGTCGAACCCACGCTAACGGGTAACCTGGAGCGCGGGCGGGATACAATCATTGCTATTTCTGAAAAAGTCAACGACGTTCAGACCAGGTTGCAAGTGATTCAGTCAGCAGATGACTCAAACGATTTTGTGTCACGGCCGAGGTTTGGTCTAATGGAGGTGGTGTACGAGTGGGCACGGGGAATGAGTTTCAAGAATATCACAGGCCTGACGGATGTGCTTGAGGGCACGATTGTCCGAACTATTACGAGACTAGACGAGACGTGTAGAGAGGTGAAAAACGCAGCAAGGATTGTGGGTGATCCCGAGCTGTACCAAAAGATGCAAGAGGCGCAAGAGTTGATAAAAAGGGACATTACGGCTGTGGCAAGTTTGTACATGTAG
- a CDS encoding pyruvate dehydrogenase E1 component beta subunit, mitochondrial precursor (similar to Aspergillus terreus NIH2624 XP_001213440.1), which produces MSRLLRPAARLALSSRAAAVKAPAAASFTQAPRAITTPVFFGAQQSRKYAEGAGVKEYTVREALNEALAEELESNPKVFILGEEVAQYNGAYKVTKGLLDRFGDKRVIDTPITESGFCGLAIGAALSGLHPVCEFMTFNFAMQAIDQIVNSAGKTLYMSGGIQPCNITFRGPNGFAAGVAAQHSQDYSAWYGSVPGLKVVSPWSAEDAKGLLKAAIRDPNPVVVLENELMYGQSFPMSEAAQKDDFVIPFGKAKVERTGKDLTIVSLSRCVGQSLVAAENLKKNYGIEAEVINLRSVKPLDVETIVKSVKKTHRLLSVESGFPHYGVGSEILALTMEYAFDYLDAPAQRVTGADVPTPYAQKLEEMSFPTEKVIEDYAAKLLRV; this is translated from the exons ATGTCCCGACTTCTCCGACCCGCTGCCCGTCTGGCGCTCTCATCACGAGCTGCTGCCGTTAAGGCTCCCGCTGCTGCCTCCTTCACCCAGGCTCCCCGAGCTATCACCACTCCCGTCTTCTTTGGCGCTCAACAGAGCAGGAAGTATGCTGAGGGTGCTGGTGTAAAGGAGTACACCGTCCGAGAGGCTCTTAATGAGGCTCTCGCGGAAGAGCTCGAGTCCAACCCCAAGGTCTTCATCCTGGGTGAGGAGGTTGCTCAGTACAATGGTGCATACAAGGTTACCAAAGGTCTTCTGGACCGCTTCGGCGACAAGCGCGTCATCGATACCCCCATCACCGAGTCCGGTTTCTGCggtcttgccattggtgctGCTTTGAGCGGTCTGCACCCCGTT TGCGAGTTCATGAccttcaactttgccatgcAGGCCATCGATCAAATCGTCAACTCCGCCGGAAAGACCCTCTACATGTCCGGTGGTATCCAGCCCTGCAACATCACATTCCGTGGCCCGAACGGTTTCGCCGCCGGTGTCGCTGCTCAGCACTCTCAGGACTACTCTGCCTGGTATGGCAGCGTTCCTGGTCTCAAGGTTGTCTCTCCTTGGAGcgctgaagatgccaaggGCCTGCTCAAGGCTGCCATTCGCGACCCCAACcccgtcgtcgtcctcgaGAACGAACTTATGTACGGCCAGTCCTTCCCCATGTCCGAGGCTGCCCAGAAGGATGATTTCGTCATTCCTTTTGGTaaggccaaggttgagcGTACCGGAAAGGATCTCACCATTGTCTCCCTCTCTCGATGTGTTGGTCAGTCTTTGGTCGCCGCCGAGAACCTGAAGAAGAATTACGGCATCGAGGCTGAGGTCATCAACCTGCGCTCTGTCAAGCCTCTCGATGTTGAGACCATCGTCAAGTCCGTTAAGAAGACCCACCGCCTTCTCTCCGTCGAGTCCGGCTTCCCTCACTACGGTGTCGGTTCTGAGATTCTTGCTCTGACCATGGAATACGCTTTCGACTACCTTGATGCTCCTGCTCAACGTGTCACAGGTGCTGACGTCCCCACACCTTATGCTCAGAAGCTCGAGGAAATGAGCTTCCCTACTGAGAAGGTCATTGAGGACTATGCTGCCAAACTGCTGCGAGTCTAA